From the Homo sapiens chromosome 1, GRCh38.p14 Primary Assembly genome, one window contains:
- the PLA2G2D gene encoding group IID secretory phospholipase A2 isoform 2 precursor (isoform 2 precursor is encoded by transcript variant 2), producing the protein MELALLCGLVVMAGVIPIQGGILNLNKMVKQVTGKMPILSYWPYGCHCGLGGRGQPKDATDC; encoded by the exons ATGGAACTTGCACTGCTGTGTGGGCTGGTGGTGATGGCTG GTGTGATTCCAATCCAGGGCGGGATCCTGAACCTGAACAAGATGGTCAAGCAAGTGACTGGGAAAATGCCCATCCTCTCCTACTGGCCCTACGGCTGTCACTGCGGACTAGGTGGCAGAGGCCAACCCAAAGATGCCACGGACTG CTGA
- the PLA2G2D gene encoding group IID secretory phospholipase A2 isoform 1 precursor (isoform 1 precursor is encoded by transcript variant 1), whose amino-acid sequence MELALLCGLVVMAGVIPIQGGILNLNKMVKQVTGKMPILSYWPYGCHCGLGGRGQPKDATDWCCQTHDCCYDHLKTQGCSIYKDYYRYNFSQGNIHCSDKGSWCEQQLCACDKEVAFCLKRNLDTYQKRLRFYWRPHCRGQTPGC is encoded by the exons ATGGAACTTGCACTGCTGTGTGGGCTGGTGGTGATGGCTG GTGTGATTCCAATCCAGGGCGGGATCCTGAACCTGAACAAGATGGTCAAGCAAGTGACTGGGAAAATGCCCATCCTCTCCTACTGGCCCTACGGCTGTCACTGCGGACTAGGTGGCAGAGGCCAACCCAAAGATGCCACGGACTG GTGCTGCCAGACCCATGACTGCTGCTATGACCACCTGAAGACCCAGGGGTGCAGCATCTACAAGGACTATTACAGATACAACTTTTCCCAGGGGAACATCCACTGCT CTGACAAGGGAAGCTGGTGTGAGCAGCAGCTGTGTGCCTGTGACAAGGAGGTGGCCTTCTGCCTGAAGCGCAACCTGGACACCTACCAGAAGCGACTGCGTTTCTACTGGCGGCCCCACTGCCGGGGGCAGACCCCTGGGTGCTAG